ATATAGAAACGGAACGCCTCAGTCTGATATTTACGTCTCAGCTGGGTGAAAAAGCTATTTTCCAGTATTTTGGAGATAAGCTGTCGACAACTCCCTTGCAGATCTCCAAAGAGAGATTTAAAATGAACCAGGATATAAAGGAGAGTACAGCTCCGGAGATCTTTCCGGCGTACGGGAGGAGATTATATATGGAGCCTGCGATCCGTCTGGTTCATCAGGATGGGGTATTGACCACGGATCTCGTCTATGATTCTCACCATACAAAAGATATCGATGATAATGTGACTGAAACCGTTATTCGGCTAAAGGACAAAATCTATCCTGTCTGGGTTGATCTTCAGTTTAAGGCATACCGGAAGGAGAATGTGATTAGTCAGAGCGTTTGTGTAAGTCATAATGAGAGTAAGCCGGTAATGATAGAGGAATTGGCTTCTTCATATTTACCGCTGACAGCGCAGTCCTATTACTTAACTCATTTTTCCGGTACTTGGGCAAACGAGATGCAACTGATTGAAGAAAAGCTGACGCCCGGAATAAAAAAAGTTGAGTCGAAGAAAGGTGTCCGTACCACTCAGTCGGAAAGCCCATCCTTTTTGTTATCATTAAATAATCCTGTGCAAGAAAACAGTGGCGAAATATACGCCGGATCGCTGGCATGGTCGGGCAATTACAAACTTTCGTTTGAATTTGATGAATTCGGCAGGCTCCATGTCCTATCAGGTATGAATCCTTTTGCGTCATCCTATAAACTCAAAGCCGGGGAATCTTTTCAAACTCCGGAGAATATAATGACTTACAGTTCATCCGGAATGGGAGAGATATCCCGCAATTATCACAACTGGAGTCGTAAATATGCGCTGGCTCACGGTGGTCAGTTACGTCCAGTGGTTCTTAACAGCTGGGAAGGCGCCTATTTTTCGTTCAACGAGCAGACCATTATGGAAATGATTGATCATGCGGCAGAATTTGGCGTGGAAATGTTTGTAATGGATGATGGTTGGTTTGGCAATAAATATCCCCGTAACAATGATCGTGAGGGATTGGGAGATTGGCAGGTCAACAGAAAAAAAATACCGGGAGGAATTGATTTTCTTGCCCGATATGCTGTAAACAAAGGCCTCCGATTTGGAATATGGATAGAACCTGAGATGGTCAATCCTAAAAGCGAACTGGCCGAAAAGCATCCTGAATGGATCGTGAAAAGCGGGGACAGGGAAATGCTGACTATTCGTAATCAATGGTTATTGGATCTCAGTAACCCGAAAGTGCAGGATTTTGTAGTGAAAACATTCAATGATGTTTTATCGTTGTCGGAACATATCAGTTATATTAAATGGGATGCCAACAGACATGTCGACAATGTCGGTTCCGATTACCTGGGAGCTGAAGAGCAAACCCATTTCTGGATAGAATATACGAGAGGGTTGTATAAAGTCTATGAACGGATTAGGGAATCACACCCGGATGTGATGATTCAACTTTGCTCATCTGGAGGAGGACGTTTGGATTTCGGCGCGTTGCGGTTTCATGATGAATTTTGGGCAAGTGATAATACCAATCCGTTGAATCGCCTTTTTATTCAGTACAGTACTAGTCTCTTCTTTCCTGCAATGGCAACGGCGTCGCATGTTTCAACGAGCCCTAATCATCAAACGGGGATGGTAACACCTTTGAAATTCAGATTCGATGTCGCGATGTCACAACGCTTGGGACTAGAATTACAGTTGAAGGATATAGCCGGTGACGATAAAGTTTTTGTAACGGAAGCTATCCGTACATACAAGAAAATTAGACCGATCGTTCAGTTTGGAGATTTGTATCGGTTACTTTCCCCCAATAATGAAGGCGGATGGTCGGCATCGCTCTACGTTGACAGGAAACAGTCCCACGCCGTTTTATTCGCGTACAGCCTGGAGTTCCACAGTAGGACAGAATACTTTGAATGTAAATTAAAGGGGTTAGATCCGAATAAAAGGTACAGACTGGAAGAATTGAATACTAGAAACAATCGTAAGAGTTTCTGGGCGGATGGAAAAACATTTACCGGAGAAGAGTTGATGAAAATTGGGATAAATCTTCAAATTGAAGCCATATTTGATAGTTCAGTCATATTGCTTAGTGAAATATAAATAATACAAGATTTATGAGTACTCGTCGTGATTTTATTAAAAAGACCGTGTTGAGCGGGGTTGCGCTAGGAGCTTTGGGATTACCCGGTTATGCAGGGAATTCATCAGAAACAGCGAAGAAAGGATTGAAAATACCCAGACGAAAAGGTAAATCGGTGATGGGCTTGCGTTGTGAACCTCTCCCTGTGGTGAGAATTGCCGTGATTGGCTTAGGAAGGGGTAATAGTGCGGTTTACCGTCTGGCCAGAATTAAGGGCACACAGATTGTCGCTATCGATGATTTAGTACCTGAAAGAATTGCATCGGCGCAAGAAAATCTTAGGGATGCCGGACGTCCGGAGGCAATTGTCTATTCCAAAGAGGAAGACTGGAAGAAAATATGTGAGCGTGATGATATTGATTTAATTTACAATGCAACGCCTTGGAATCTGCATGTTCCAATCGCCTTGTACGCGATGAAACATGGGAAACATGTTACCATCGAAGTTCCCGCGGCAATGACGATAGACGACTGTTGGGCACTGGTAGATATGGCTGAACAGGCGCAACGCCATTGCATGATGCTGGAAAATTGTTGTTACGACTTTTTTGAATTGACTACGTTGAACATGGCCCGTAAAGGTCTATTCGGAGAAGTATTTCACGGTGAATGCGCTTATATCCATGATTTGAGATGCCAGTTGGACAGAAGCGACAGCTACCATAATACCTGGAGAGTGGATCATTACACCAGGCATACGGGGAATCCCTATCCCACTCATGGACTGGGACCGATTGCACAAATGATGGGTATTAACAGAGGCGATCGCTTTGATTATCTTACGTCAATGTCTTCAAATCATCACGGATTGACGCTCTATGCGGAAAACAAATACGGTAAAGATTCTTCGGAAGCGAAAACTGTCTATAAGTTGGGCGACATGAACTGTACAACTGTCAAAACAGTCAATGGAAATACAATCCTAATCGAACATAACGTGACGAGTCCGGCTCCGTATGACCGTCTTCATAAACTTTATGGGACAAAAGGATATGCGGTAAAATATCCGGAACAAAAGATAGCCCTGGAGCCCGACCCGCATGAATTTTTAAGTGATGAGGATTTTAATGCTATCATGAAAAAGTATGAACATCCATTATCGAGGTATATAGGTGAACAGGCCAAAAAGGTCGGAGGGCACGGAGGAATGGATTATATTATGGATTGGAGACTGATTTATTGTTTGAGAAATGGCTTACCCTTGGATCAGGATGTCTATGATGCGGCAGCATGGTCCTCCATTGTGGAGTTAAGTGAAAGATCGGTTCTAGACAGAAGTAATTCGGTAGAAGTTCCGGATTTTACGAGAGGAGAATGGAAGGATGCAAAGCCATGGCCTATTATAGATATGGATAGGGTTTTATAGGTGACTGATGGTTTCGGATAATAGAAAAGAGAAAAAATAAATATTGTCGTATGAAAGAGAACAGGAGAGACTTTTTAAAGCAAATTGCAATCGGAGGCATCGGTTTGACGGTCGCCCCCGGCCTTAAGGCCAACGAAATGGTTTCGAACGAAATTAAAACTATTTCCGGTTACAAGACAAAAAGCAATCAATATAATAATATGTGCGGCTACCGGGCTCCAATACTTAAAACTGTTCGCACCGGCTTTGTAGGAGTCGGTAACAGAGGATATTCCAATCTTAATCAGATGACGTTTTTGGACGGGGTGGAGATAAAAGCTATTTGTGATATTGCTCAGTTTCGTATTGATGAGGCACAGCAGTTATTGCAAAAGAGAGGATTACCTACAGCCGGGGTTTATACCGGAAGCAATGATGCCTGGCGGGGTTTATGTGAGAATCCCGATATAGATCTGATCAGTATTGCGGTGCCGAGAGGTCCGCTTCACGCCAGAATATCCGTTTATGCGATGGAATGCGGAAAGCATGTGGCTGTTGAGGTACCGGCCGTCGCAACGGTGGATGAAGCGTGGAATATCGTGGAAACATCAGAAAACACGATGAAACATTGTTATATGATGGAGAATTGCTGTTACGATTTCTTCGAATTATTGACATTGAATATGGCACGTCAGGGCTTTTTCGGCGATATCATACACGGCGATGCTGCTTATCTGCACTTTCAAAAGATCTATGAAAAGACGAGGGATAATGATATGTGGAGACTCGAAGAGAGTCAGTATCATAACGGGAATATCTACCCTACCCATGGATTAGGCCCGGTTTGTCAGATCATGAATATAAATCGTGGGGATAAATTGAGCCATATGGTTTCTATGTCGTCAGATGATTTTATGTTGGGCAAAAATGTAGCAGAGTTGGCTTCATCCGACCCGTTCTATCAAAAATTCAATACCGATTCCTACAGGGGTAATATAAATACTTCGATCATTCGTACTGAAAAGGGTCGTACTATCATGCTGCAGCATGACACTACAAGCCCCAGAGTTTATTCGCGGATACATGCCATCAGCGGAACCCGCGCTGCCGCCCAGAAATATCCGCTCCCGGCCAGAATCTCCGTCGGGGACGAGTGGTTGAACGAAGAAGAAATGAAAAAGGTAAATGAGCAATATATGCCGAAGATTGTGAAAAGGATCGGAGATATGGCGCAGGAGGTCGGAGGGCATGGAGGAATGGATTTTCTGATGACATGGAGGCTTATCGACTGTTTAAGAAACGGATTACCGATGGATATTGATGTGTACGACGCTGCTGCATGGAGTGTGATAACTTCGTTGAGTCAGTGGTCTTTATCTAATAATTCCAGGCCTATAGAAGTACCTGATTTTACAAGAGGGGCATGGCAGGGCAATCAACCGGTTGATATATCCTTATCGGAAGGTGGCAACACATCCGTAAAGAAAAGCATTAATTGAATTTTCCGAAACGTCAATGAAAGGCAATCAATTTATATTATACTTTCTTTTATTGGTATTCTTTTCTTTAAGTTGTAATGAAACGCCGGAAAAAGGAGTGAACCCGCCCCAAGTTGAAACGATAGGCGTCAAGGAAATTACCGATATATCTGCCACTTGTTTAGGAAAAATTACCGATGCCGGAAGTGGAACCATTCGAGATTATGGCATTGAAATTAAAAATGGTAATGGATATATAAAAATGTCCCATACAAATACTTCTGAAAGTGGATATGAAGTCCGTTTAAGTGAATTAGTCTCTGATCAGCTTTATTATTATCGCGCTTATGTCGATGATGGCGTTACCTATCACGGAATTGAAAAAAAATTCACGACTCTATCGCCAATCGCTTTTAAAGCAATAATTGATTACAGTAAAATTACCAGCACTTCCGTTGAAATTTCATTCAACTCAACAAGCCGGTTAAAAGAATGGGGAATACACTACAGTAAATCGGAAGTAACAGCTAAAGATCCAGTTAAAAAATCATCGGTTAATTCAACAATCTTAATTGATAATTTAGAACCGGCGACAACCTATAATCTGCTGCCTTACGTAAAAGATAAAAACAATCAGATTATCTATCTGGACAAGTTATACGTAACGACTACAGAACTTAAAGATGTTTGTAAAATCAACGGGAAATGGTATCGAGTAGATACACTCCAACAAAGACAAACTATTAGCCCGGGTTTATCCTACTATTCTATCGCAATAAAAGAATACCCCCTGAGAGTCTATGCATTAGAAATCGATTTGACAAACCCTTTCATCCGAGTAGAGACCTGCCTCGCGATGGACAATGCCATCGCAACCGAACGCCCAAATGCAATGGTAGAGCGGAAAAGATTACAAGGTTACGACGTCGTTGCGGCCACAAACGGGGATTTTTATTTTTATCAGGATCCTATTGAAATAGGCATTCCAAGAAGTGGGCAGTTCCATCATGGAGGGATGGTAACCAATCCGACCGGCCGGGCTTGTTTCATTTTAAGTGAAGATGGAATACCTTATATCGATAGGCCCATTTTTCAGGGGATCTTGAAGAAAGGAGAGTTTACCACAACAATACATACCGTAAATATGCTGAGATTAGAGGCTTACCCTAATCTTACCCCCAATTTGATGACACTTTATACACCTTCATTCGGTAAAACAACGGGAACTGTCGATGGTGGAACAAAGGTTGTAATACGACCTAAGGATAATGAAAGTTTCTTTTTTGAAGCTAATCGAGAAATCCGATGCAAGGTTGAAGACATTTATGACAACCCGGGGAAATCAATAATTCCTGAAAGATGTGCCGTTTTGCATGGCAGGGGGAGCTCCGCAGATTTTTTAAAAACGCTAAAAATGAATGAAGAAATCAATATTTATCTTGGAGTTACCCTAAAATCGAATCCAAATCTGACAATTAAAATTAAAGAGATGGTTGGAGGAAGCGATAATATTATTCTAAAGAACGGAGAACGAGCCGAAGGTGATGACCTATATAATCCAAGAACGGGAATTGGTTATTCTAAAGATAAAAGAAAAGCCTATTTAATGGTTGCCGACGGTAGGCAAACCTTTTCAAAAGGATGCACGATGAAAGATTTCGGTGAAATACTCTTGTCGGCCGGAGCTTGGTATGCCATTAATTTAGATGGAGGAGGATCATCGGTAATGGTAGTCCGAGATCAAGTGGTTAACAACCCATCGGATGGGAGTGTGAGAGCTGTAGGAAATGGAGTATTGGTTGTTCGTCAAGATAACAACTGAAATACCCCATATTCACTTTTCTTCTATTTCTCCAGTAGATTCCGACAAATTCTTAATTTTTCGGACGCATCATAAAAATCACGCATCTCACGCCCCGATATTTCTGCAATTCCCTGTGAAATTAGCCATTGCTGAATCGACATGACTTCATTTTCAAGTTGTTTCAATTCTTTGAGAGATACTTTCTTTCTCGTTTGATTTATGCTTTCATTTAATGCGGATACTTTCAAATCGTATTCACGCGCGTTGGCTTTGTCCAAAAGAATATCGGAATTTTCAAAATCAGCGCTCGCAAGTAAGTTGTGCTGGGGGTTTGTACTTTCAACAAGACTAAAATCATCAAACCAGGCAGTACCCTCAGGCTGATGTAGCTCCACTAGGACCATTGCTGTTTTTACCGCTTTTTTAGGAATAACGGTAATCTTCCCTTCTTCCCAATCATGTGTCCCGGGAGAGAAGGTGAAAGTATGAACTTCTGGCCAGTTCCCATCTTGATAATCCAGATATAAATGCATTGCATAATAATACCCTAACCGTTCACCAAAATGATCTCTTCGGTTCTCGTCAGTGATCTGCTTTAAATCTGACCTCTTAACGTTCACAGATTTACTATAAGCCGTAAGCGTCAGAGGTTCCGGTTTCGACTGGTTCAGCGTAACAAACTGGGCGGCACCCTGTCGGTTATGGTAAGGCCATTGATTATTATACATCGAATAGGTATTTCCGTCGGTTCGTAGACTGCCGCGTCCAGACCTTTTTGTCTTTAAATCGATGAGATAACCCTGACAAAACGGGGTCCATGGTTTCATTGGCTTATCGAAATCTGCCCTTAATAAATTAGGGGATGGCAGAGTCATTTTCTTTTGAGTATATCCAATTCCTAGTTTTTCATCCATTTCACGTTGTAACAACTGCACTTTAAATAGATTTGAAATACGTGAGAGGATTTTTTCAACAATTACCTCTTTTTTCCCAAATTGAATGAGAGAAGGACCGGATGGCGTCTCGAATCGGATCTTTCTTCCATCTCTTTGATATTTCAATGGCTTTTCCGAAAATTCATCAAAAACAAGTAAGCCGGATGTCTCCGCATCTAAACTATCAAGACGGCATTCAACGGTCTCCGGCCTATTAGAATTGACATAAAAATAAATTCCTTTCTCAACATCATCGCCATATCTTTTAACACTTCCATCTAGCGCCAAAGTTCCGTTAAAAATATCATTATCTTCCGGTTCAATCAACCCCGGCTCAATAACTCTTCCGGTTGCATCAACACGATTCTGACGACTCTTATTAGATGACTCGGCGCGACGCTCTGTCTTGTTGTTTAGAAGATAAGCATACGCATTATCTTGTGGTCCCGCGCTAAACATAGATCGGGTTAGTGGCAAGATTTTACGCAGAACCCATCGTTGATGGTCATAAATATCCGGTCGGGAAGAAAAAAATGAATAGTGTGTCCCGGCCGCCCTGACTCTTCCGTCTGTATATCCGAAATATACAATACCATTAAAGTGTTTCGCTTTCAGGTATTTTTCCAGTTCTCCGGCTGACAATTGACGGGTAAGTAATTCCGCCTGAACTCCTTTAAAACCATCCGCCTGCATATTATGCATCCTTTGTTGTGAGAATTGAAAACCCTCATTCGCGAAGAGATCGACATAGCGGTATAAATGACTTGGCCCTCCATTGGTGAAAATACCAAATCCCGCAGGATGCAAACTGTTTTGAAGATACTCCAGAAAGGTCTCGGGAACTTTTCCGGCATTGTCAAGCGCCATTCCCCCATATTTATTCCCGTTTTTCGTTAATCTTTCCAGTTTGCTGGATACTACAGCTTTCACCAAAGGATTAATCGACGACAGATCCATTTCACCATAGACATCCCCATACGCCCCATCTGAAATATACTTCACTTTAGCGTACTTCGAAAGTCCCGGCACTCCGTATTGTAATTCAGCATATTTGTCAAATGCTATTACGGCCGCTTTCTCTTTGTCTTCTATATGACTGAAATCATATCGTCCTTCTGGATC
This portion of the Petrimonas sulfuriphila genome encodes:
- a CDS encoding phosphodiester glycosidase family protein, giving the protein MKGNQFILYFLLLVFFSLSCNETPEKGVNPPQVETIGVKEITDISATCLGKITDAGSGTIRDYGIEIKNGNGYIKMSHTNTSESGYEVRLSELVSDQLYYYRAYVDDGVTYHGIEKKFTTLSPIAFKAIIDYSKITSTSVEISFNSTSRLKEWGIHYSKSEVTAKDPVKKSSVNSTILIDNLEPATTYNLLPYVKDKNNQIIYLDKLYVTTTELKDVCKINGKWYRVDTLQQRQTISPGLSYYSIAIKEYPLRVYALEIDLTNPFIRVETCLAMDNAIATERPNAMVERKRLQGYDVVAATNGDFYFYQDPIEIGIPRSGQFHHGGMVTNPTGRACFILSEDGIPYIDRPIFQGILKKGEFTTTIHTVNMLRLEAYPNLTPNLMTLYTPSFGKTTGTVDGGTKVVIRPKDNESFFFEANREIRCKVEDIYDNPGKSIIPERCAVLHGRGSSADFLKTLKMNEEINIYLGVTLKSNPNLTIKIKEMVGGSDNIILKNGERAEGDDLYNPRTGIGYSKDKRKAYLMVADGRQTFSKGCTMKDFGEILLSAGAWYAINLDGGGSSVMVVRDQVVNNPSDGSVRAVGNGVLVVRQDNN
- a CDS encoding Gfo/Idh/MocA family oxidoreductase; this translates as MSTRRDFIKKTVLSGVALGALGLPGYAGNSSETAKKGLKIPRRKGKSVMGLRCEPLPVVRIAVIGLGRGNSAVYRLARIKGTQIVAIDDLVPERIASAQENLRDAGRPEAIVYSKEEDWKKICERDDIDLIYNATPWNLHVPIALYAMKHGKHVTIEVPAAMTIDDCWALVDMAEQAQRHCMMLENCCYDFFELTTLNMARKGLFGEVFHGECAYIHDLRCQLDRSDSYHNTWRVDHYTRHTGNPYPTHGLGPIAQMMGINRGDRFDYLTSMSSNHHGLTLYAENKYGKDSSEAKTVYKLGDMNCTTVKTVNGNTILIEHNVTSPAPYDRLHKLYGTKGYAVKYPEQKIALEPDPHEFLSDEDFNAIMKKYEHPLSRYIGEQAKKVGGHGGMDYIMDWRLIYCLRNGLPLDQDVYDAAAWSSIVELSERSVLDRSNSVEVPDFTRGEWKDAKPWPIIDMDRVL
- a CDS encoding Gfo/Idh/MocA family oxidoreductase translates to MKENRRDFLKQIAIGGIGLTVAPGLKANEMVSNEIKTISGYKTKSNQYNNMCGYRAPILKTVRTGFVGVGNRGYSNLNQMTFLDGVEIKAICDIAQFRIDEAQQLLQKRGLPTAGVYTGSNDAWRGLCENPDIDLISIAVPRGPLHARISVYAMECGKHVAVEVPAVATVDEAWNIVETSENTMKHCYMMENCCYDFFELLTLNMARQGFFGDIIHGDAAYLHFQKIYEKTRDNDMWRLEESQYHNGNIYPTHGLGPVCQIMNINRGDKLSHMVSMSSDDFMLGKNVAELASSDPFYQKFNTDSYRGNINTSIIRTEKGRTIMLQHDTTSPRVYSRIHAISGTRAAAQKYPLPARISVGDEWLNEEEMKKVNEQYMPKIVKRIGDMAQEVGGHGGMDFLMTWRLIDCLRNGLPMDIDVYDAAAWSVITSLSQWSLSNNSRPIEVPDFTRGAWQGNQPVDISLSEGGNTSVKKSIN
- a CDS encoding alpha-galactosidase — translated: MKYIVFISFFLSSFIMVSVGQNSELIHIETERLSLIFTSQLGEKAIFQYFGDKLSTTPLQISKERFKMNQDIKESTAPEIFPAYGRRLYMEPAIRLVHQDGVLTTDLVYDSHHTKDIDDNVTETVIRLKDKIYPVWVDLQFKAYRKENVISQSVCVSHNESKPVMIEELASSYLPLTAQSYYLTHFSGTWANEMQLIEEKLTPGIKKVESKKGVRTTQSESPSFLLSLNNPVQENSGEIYAGSLAWSGNYKLSFEFDEFGRLHVLSGMNPFASSYKLKAGESFQTPENIMTYSSSGMGEISRNYHNWSRKYALAHGGQLRPVVLNSWEGAYFSFNEQTIMEMIDHAAEFGVEMFVMDDGWFGNKYPRNNDREGLGDWQVNRKKIPGGIDFLARYAVNKGLRFGIWIEPEMVNPKSELAEKHPEWIVKSGDREMLTIRNQWLLDLSNPKVQDFVVKTFNDVLSLSEHISYIKWDANRHVDNVGSDYLGAEEQTHFWIEYTRGLYKVYERIRESHPDVMIQLCSSGGGRLDFGALRFHDEFWASDNTNPLNRLFIQYSTSLFFPAMATASHVSTSPNHQTGMVTPLKFRFDVAMSQRLGLELQLKDIAGDDKVFVTEAIRTYKKIRPIVQFGDLYRLLSPNNEGGWSASLYVDRKQSHAVLFAYSLEFHSRTEYFECKLKGLDPNKRYRLEELNTRNNRKSFWADGKTFTGEELMKIGINLQIEAIFDSSVILLSEI